Sequence from the Gammaproteobacteria bacterium genome:
CCAATAATTTACAGGGACCCACAAAGTGTTGTCGCACTATTACAACATGGATCGCAAATTTAAAGCTTCCGGATAACCTTAAATCATGCGGTATTAATGATTCGTATAACAGCGGTGATGAGAATAATGCGAGTGATGAAGTGGTTAACAAAATTTATTGGCCTTACTATATCAAAGCCAATGTCACCGGCGATATTGATTTTGTTGAAGCAAGTGTTGACCGTTATATTTCAGGTTTAAATGACGCAGTTTTAAATGTCATTCAGGGTCAAATTAACAATGCCGATATCACTTCTGGAACAACCTTAGATGAAGCAAATCAGGTTGGTTGGATTTTTGCGGGTGCCTATTACTATTATCTTGCCCAGCAAGGAAATAAAAATGTGGATGCTTCGATGCCCTATTTAACGATGGTGCCCAATAATCCACGCGGATCACCTGAGTCAAATGTATTGTTTAACAAACGCAATAATTTTGAAGCTGCTGGTGCTCTATTAGCGCAGTCAGGCTTTGGTTCTCAAAGTAAATTTACCATGTCTATATCCCCTAAATTGAAAGATTTAGGAAAACTTGCGAAAGGAATGGAGTCCTCTGTCAAAAGTGTCATGACGGGGTTCATGGGTTTAATCGGTGGAAAACCGGGCGAGCTCGCAACGAATCCTTTAGCAAAACTACAAACATTGGGTTTTATTTTATTAGTTGTTGCTCAAATACTATTCTTTCTTGTTATTTATATTACGACAGGGCTCGCTCTTCTCGGTTACTTCTCTGCCTATGCTTTAGGGACGGGTTTTGATAATCCGGTGGGTGGCACGGTGACTACTTTTGCCATTATTCTTGGCCCCATTTTAGCGATGTTTTTAGGTGCCTTGTTTACTTTCGGAGCTTTACTTGCTGTCTATACACCCCTTATCCCCTATATTATTTTCACCGTCGGTGCAATTAGTTGGTTTTTATTAGTCATTGAAGCCATGATTGCCTCGCCTCTTATTGCCTTAGGTATTCTTTTACCGGGTGGGCAAAGTGAAATTTTAGGAAAAGCTGAACATGCATTAGGCTATGCGTTTGGTATTTTCTTAAGACCTGCTTTAATGGTATTTGGCATGATGGCGGCGATGTTGTTAGCCAACGTTGTTGTCACCATGATTAATGCCGGCTTTGTCGGCGTTATGTCACAAATGTATGCCAATGCTGGATTAGTCGAAGAATTACTGTTCCTTGGTGCTTACACAGGTATTGTTTTAACTGCGCTCAATAAATGCTTCTCCTTAATTCATGTGATTCCTGATCGTGTTCTCCGTTGGATGGGGGGCTCGACCGAAGAGACGGGCGCAGCTGCAGGAGAAGGTTTAAGTGGTGCTAAAGGCGGAGTGAGTCAGGCTGCCAAAGGCGCGCAAACAATCGGCGGCGGTATCAGCAAGCGATCTCAATCTGCAAATAAAGATCTTGCTGAACGTGCTCAGAAAAAGAAGGGAGCAGGCAAAGAAAGTGATGATATTCAAATCTCAGATTCTGATAAAGGCGGTGGGGAAAAATAA
This genomic interval carries:
- a CDS encoding DotA/TraY family protein, with protein sequence MISIFDIPATDQSIYYLGQVFGRVGNILPVVKAPMLLGVMFKTFNTLVLAVAALIVLYVTIVGVLKTAAEGEFLGRQWSSIWVPLRMVLGIAALVPTPSGYSSIQILMMWIVMQGIGAADLVWNTVLKYTQVMGSPFATVSVPTVGVSADMENLFQALVCQATAKAPYDYTMQRGTTRGSYYCGIKGNQETSFCQAPANDLLNISGSQTTRKAIASTNTTQSKSASSSKQNYIIQYPIGPGGFCGVLQYCDADKMCSTGTLDGKIACDTCKSQATNLQAIVTTLGQIADQFVQADYQYRVFYDKGGKAPDWVGNFCAANNLQGPTKCCRTITTWIANLKLPDNLKSCGINDSYNSGDENNASDEVVNKIYWPYYIKANVTGDIDFVEASVDRYISGLNDAVLNVIQGQINNADITSGTTLDEANQVGWIFAGAYYYYLAQQGNKNVDASMPYLTMVPNNPRGSPESNVLFNKRNNFEAAGALLAQSGFGSQSKFTMSISPKLKDLGKLAKGMESSVKSVMTGFMGLIGGKPGELATNPLAKLQTLGFILLVVAQILFFLVIYITTGLALLGYFSAYALGTGFDNPVGGTVTTFAIILGPILAMFLGALFTFGALLAVYTPLIPYIIFTVGAISWFLLVIEAMIASPLIALGILLPGGQSEILGKAEHALGYAFGIFLRPALMVFGMMAAMLLANVVVTMINAGFVGVMSQMYANAGLVEELLFLGAYTGIVLTALNKCFSLIHVIPDRVLRWMGGSTEETGAAAGEGLSGAKGGVSQAAKGAQTIGGGISKRSQSANKDLAERAQKKKGAGKESDDIQISDSDKGGGEK